From the genome of Sphingopyxis sp. DBS4:
GGCCGATCCGCAGCAGCCACGGATCATCAGCAACGAACTCGGGATCGGCTATCGCCTGCGGCTCGAGGCTGAGAAGGCGGGGGACGCGGAGGGGTAGGCCCGGCGCCGCGCCGACAGGATCGCCGCCAGGGCGAGCGATCATATGCAATCTCAACGCGGCGCCGCGTTTCGCGGCCTCGAAATCCTACGCCGCCCTGCGTAGTTGAATGACCTCCGTCGGAGGTGTCGCATGAAGAAATGGCATGAAACGCTCGCGGCCAATCTGGGCCTGCGCCTTGGCGGCATCATGCTGTTCGTCATCGGCTGGTCGGCAGCCGACCGCCTTCACGGCATTGCGCTGACGACATCGGCGCGCGATGCGACGTCTTCCATGATGATGCTCGCCGCGATGATCTTCATCTGCGGAAGCGCGGGCAGCGCGCTCCTGTTCGTCGGCCCCGGACTCTGGGATAGCGTCGAGGTCTCGGAGCGATGGCGCTCGCCCCCGGATCAGGGCTGGCCCGGTGATGGAAAGCGATTATGAAGGAATGTGGCTCCCCGGGTAGGATTCGAACCTACGACCGATCGATTAACAGTCGATTGCTCTACCGCTGAGCTACCGAGGAACACGCCGCCGAAGCGGGAAGGCGGACCCTTTGCCGCCGGTCGCGGGATTAATCAAGCCCTCAAACGATAAATTGTTCCATCGCGATGCGTTCGTCCAGACCCTGGTCGGGATCGAACAGCAAGGTCAGCGGGCGGCTGCGGTCGGTCGTCACCAATACCGTCTTCACATCGCGGATTTCGCGTTGGTCGGCGACGGCGCTGACCGGGCGTTTCGCGGCCTCGCGAACGTTGAAGCGGATGCTCGTCGATTCGGGGACGAGTGCGCCGCGCCAGCGCCGCGGGCGGAAGGGGCTGATCGGGGTCAGCGCCAGCATCTCCGATTCGAGCGGGAGGATCGGGCCGTTGGCGCTGAGGTTGTAGGCGGTCGATCCCGCCGGGGTCGACACCAGCACACCGTCGCATGCCAGTTCCTCTAGCATCGTCTTTTCGTTGATCATCACCTCGAGCTTCGCGGCCTGGCGCGTTTCGCGGAGCAGCGAGATTTCGTTGATCGCGGGCAGGATATGGCGCTCGCCGCTGATCGTCGTGATGTCGCCCGACAAGGGATGGATCAGAAAGGGCCGTGCCGCCGCGATGCGGTCGAGCAGCCCTTCGACGCGGAACTCGTTCATCAGGAAGCCGATGGTGCCGCGGTTCATCCCGAAGACGGGCAGGCTGCGCCGCTGGTCGAGCAGCTGGTGCAGCATGTGCAGCAGGAAGCCGTCGCCGCCGAGCGCGATCAGCATGTCGGCCTCGGCCAAGTCGACGAAGTCGTAGAGCGGGCGCAGCTCGGCCTCAGCCTCCAGCCCCGCGGGCGCGTTCGACGCCACCAGTGCGATCTTGCGTTGCATTCGGTCCCCGTGCCCCCATTTCTGGGCGACGTGTCAGCCGCCCGTTGCACTCATATGACGCGCGACCGCCGGTCTGGACTTTCGTTCGATGTGAAAGTCGTGCGCGCGGGGTTTGCCAGCCAATGCGGCATCAATCAAGCCGTCGACGTCGCCGCCGTCGCGTAGGGCCGCGCGCAGGTCGACATGATCGTCCTGGCCGAGGCACATATAGATGCGCCCCTCGACGGTCAGGCGGATGCGGTTGCACGTCGCGCAGAAATTGTCGCTGAGCGGCGTGATGAGGCCGAGGGTGACCGGACTGTCCTCGACCGCGAAATAGCGCGCGGGACCGCCGGTGCGCTTGTCGACGGGAAAGAGGCCGCGCTCGGTGCGGAGCGGGGCGATGAAGTGATGGAGCGGGATATAATGATCGCTGCGGTCCTCGGCGACCTCGCCGAGCGGCATCGTCTCGATCAGCGTCAGGTCGAAGCCGTTACTGCCGCAATAAGCGAGCATCGGCAGCAACTGATCCTCGTTGAGCCCGGCGAGCGCGACCATGTTGATCTTGACCGCGAGACCAGCATCGCGCGCGGCCTCGATCCCGCGCAGCGCGACCGCGAGGTCGCCGACGCGGGTGATATGGCGGAAAGCCCCCGCGTCGAGCGTGTCGAGGCTGACGTTGATCCGCCGCACCCCCGCCGCCGCCAGCATCGGCGCGTGCTCGGCGAGGCGCATCGCGTTGGTGGTCAGCGTCAGCTCGTCGAGTCCGTGCCCGATCAGCGCGCCGAGCCGCATCGCCAGCATATCGATTCCGCGCCGTACCAGCGGCTCGCCGCCGGTCAGGCGGATGCGCCGGATGCCGCGTGCGATGAAGCGCGCGGCGAGGTCGCCCATCTCCTCGATGCTCAGCACCGCAGCGCGGGGCAGGAAGGTCATGTCCTCGGCCATGCAATAGCGGCAGCGCAGGTCGCAGCGATCGGTCACCGACAGCCGCAGATAGTCGATCCGGCGGCCGTGGCCGTCGGTGAGCGGGGCAGGGAAAGGCGAAAGCGAGGCCATCGGTGCGATTGTGATGCAAAAGGGAAGGGCTTGGCAAGAAAAGCCTGATAAGGGGGCGCGATGAATCGCGTACCCGACTCCGTATCCGGCTGTGTCCGGATGCTCGAAGACCTGCATATCCGACACGAAACCGACGCCGGCGTCATGCTGGTGCAGGTCGACCAGATGGCGCGTATCAACAACAGCGCCGGGACCGCGGCGGGCGACGCCGTGCTCGACGAGATCGGGCGGCGGCTGGAAAATTTCGCCGGCGACGAGTTCGGACATGGAAGCTGCGTCCAGCGCCTCGACGGGCCGCGCTTCCTGATCGTTCCGGCGGTGCCGCTGTCGCTCGGCGCCCTGCGCGCGCAGGAACGCGCGCTGCATGTCGCGCTCGCCGAGCCGATGGTCGGCGATCCCAAGGGGCGCCTCGCGATCCGCATCGCCGCGGCATTGATCGTTCGCGACGAGCCGATCGTCGATCAACTCCGCACCGCGAGCGACCAGCTTGCGCGCCCCGCATCGGCGCGCGACGGCGCGATGGTGACGTCGGCGCTGTCGCGCGGCGAGGTCGTGATCCATTATCAGCCGCAATATGACGTCGCGACCGGCGCGATGACCGGAGTCGAGGCGCTGCTGCGCTGGCGGCATCCCGAGCTCGGGCTGCTCGGCGCGGGGCCGCTGGTCACCGCGGCGCGGGCGGCACGGCTCGAACGCGAACTCACCGAACATGCGCATCATGTCGCGCTCGCTGAGATCGCGGCTTGGCCGCGCGCGCTCGGCAAGCTGCGCGTGTCGCTCAACATCACCGCCGCCGACCTCGGCGATCCCGAATTCGCCGATCGCTTCGCGGCGATGGCGAAGAAGGCCGGGGTCGATCCCGACCGGCTGACGCTCGAACTCACCGAACAGGCGATGCTCAGCGATCCGACCGGCGCGGCGGCGCAGCTTGCGCAGATCCGCGCGCTTGGCTCGGCGATCGCGATCGACGATTTCGGCACCGGCTATTCGAGTCTTTCGCTGCTCGCGCAGTTGCCGATCGATTATCTCAAGATCGACAGCGGTTTCACCCGCAGCCTCGACGGCAGCGACCGCGACCGCATCGTCGTGCGCGCGATTGTCGATCTGGCACGCGCGCTCGGACTGCTGGTGGTTGCGGAGGGGATCGAGAATGAGGCGCAGCTCGAACGGCTGCGGGAGCTGGGAGTTGCGACCTGGCAGGGGTTCCTGAAATCGGGACCTGTGCCGGGGGAGGAATTGCTGGCGTTGATGCAATAGGCTTCGTCTTAAGTCGCCTGCCGCGCCAATTTTCCCAGCCCCTTCGACAATTGCAGCGCGCCGTTGAGTCTCGCCCCCGCGCTGCCCCAGTCGCCGCTGACCGACAGCCTGTTGTCGGGCCGGATACGCGCGCGGCCTTTCAGCCGCTCGACATAGGCGATCAGACCGGGGACGTTGGCGAACTGGTCGCCGTGGAAGCTGACGAGCGCGCCCTTGGTGCCGACGTCGAGCTTGGCGATACCCGCGGCCTTGGCGTTTGCCTTGATCTCCATGAGCTGGATGAGGTTCGCGGTTTCGGGCGGCAGCGGGCCGAAGCGGTCGATCATCTCGGCCGCGAAACCGTCGAGCCCGGCGCGATCCTCGGCCTCGTTGAGGCGGCGATAGAGCGCCATGCGTAGCGGCAGGTCGGGGACATAATCCTCCGGGATCAGGATCGGCGCATCGACGGTGATGACCGGCGACAGCGCCTCGCGCGGTGGCGCGGCGCCCATGCCCTCGGCCTTGGCGACGAGAATCGCCTCTTCGAGCATCGACTGATAGAGTTCGAAGCCGACCTCGCGGATATGCCCCGACTGCTCGTCGCCGACGAGATTGCCCGCGCCGCGAATATCGAGATCATGGCTCGCGAGCTGGAACCCCGCGCCGAGCGTATCGAGATCGCCGAGCAGCTTCAGCCGCTTTTCGGCGGTATCGGTGATCGCGCCGCCCTCTGGCGTCGTGAGGTAGGCATAGGCGCGCGTCTTCGACCGCCCGACGCGGCCGCGAAGCTGGTAGAGTTGCGCGAGGCCGAACCGGTCGGCGCGGTGGACGACCAGCGTGTTTGCGCTCGGAATGTCGAGGCCGGACTCGACGATCGTCGTCGAGACGAGCACGTCATATTTGCGGTCGTAGAAGGCGCCCATCCGCTCCTCGACCTCGCCCGGCGCCATCTGGCCGTGCGCGACGACATATTTGATCTCGGGCACGCGGGTGCGCAGGAATTCCTCGATATCGGGCAAATCCTTGATCCGCGGGGTGACGAAGAAGCTCTGGCCGCCGCGGTCATGCTCGCGGAGCAGCGCCTCGCGGATCACCACGGGGTCCCACGGCGCCACATAAGTGCGGACCGCGAGGCGGTCCACGGGAGGCGTCTGGATGACCGAAAGCTCGCGCAGCCCCGACATCGCCATCTGCAAGGTGCGCGGGATCGGGGTCGCGGTGAGGGTCAGGACATGGACGTCGGCCTTGAGCTGCTTCAGCCGCTCCTTGTGGACGACGCCGAAGCGCTGCTCCTCGTCGACGATGACGAGGCCGAGATTCTGGAACTCGACCGATTTCGCAATCACCGCGTGGGTGCCGACGACGATGTCGATCTGGCCGTTCGACAACCCGTCGCGTGTCTTCTGCGCTTCGGCCGCCGGAACTAGCCGTGACAGTCTGCCAATGTTGATCGGGAAGCCTTTGAAACGTTCGACGAAATTGGTGAAATGCTGGCGTGCGAGCAGGGTGGTCGGACAGACGAGCGCGACCTGCACCCCCGCCATTGCGGCGACGAAAGCGGCGCGCAAAGCGACCTCGGTCTTGCCGAAACCGACGTCGCCGCACACCAGCCGGTCCATCGGGCGCCCCGACGCCATGTCGGCGAGAACGTCGCCGATCGCGCGGTCCTGGTCGTCGGTTTCCTGATAGGGGAAGCGGTCGGCGAAGGCGGGATAGGAGGCGTCCTGCGCGAGCACTTCGCCGGGACGGAGCGCGCGCTGCGCGGCGGTGGCGAGCAGTTCGCCCGCGATTTCGCGGATGCGCTCCTTCATCCGCGCCTTGCGGCGCTGCCACGCCTCGCCGCCCAATTTGTCGAGCGCAACGCCTTCGCTCTCGCCGCCATAGCGCGAGAGGACGTCGAGATTCTCGACGGGGACGTAGAGCTTGTCGCCGCCGGCATAGGTGAGCGCGACGCAATCGTGCGGGCTGTCGCCGACCGGGATCGAGGTCAGCCCCTCGTAGCGACCGATGCCATGGTCGAGATGGACGACGAGATCGCCGACGCTGAGCGTTGCGAGTTCGGCGAGGAAGGCATCGGCGCTCTTGCGACGCTTGGCGCGACGGACGAGGCGCTCGCCGAGAATGTCCTGCTCGGTAAGCAGGCTGATCGCGTCCGAAGCGAAGCCGTGGTCGAGCGGGAGGACGATGAGGGCGACGGTGCCCGTTCCCCTCCCGCTTGCGGGAGGGGCTAGGGGAGGGCGTGTCTCGGGCGCTGTGCCGTCATCAGACAGGCCCTCCCCCGACCCCTCCCGCAAGCGGGAGGGGAGACTGGCACCCAGCGCCTCCTGCCACGTATCGACCTGCGCCAACCCATCGACGCCATGCTCTTTCAGCAACCCTGCCAATCGTTCGCGCGCGCCGCCCGAATAGCTGGCGATGATCGTCTTGCGCCCCTTGCGGCGCTCGTCCGACAGATGATCCGCCACCTTGTCATAGACGTTGAGGTCGGCGGTGCGCTCGGGGGTGAAATCGCGCGCGGCGAAACTTTCGAGGTCGATCACCGTCGCCGACGGCGGGACATCGAAGGGCGTGACGATATGGACCGGGCGCCGCTCCGCCGCCGCCCATTCGGCTTCGGTCAGATAGAGCGCTTCGGGTTTCAAGGGACGGTAGCTGCCCGCCTGCTCCTGCGCGGCGGCGACGCGGTTGGCATGATAGTCGGCGATCGCCGCGAAGCGCGTCTCGGCGGTCGCTTCGGTGCGATGGCCGCGCAGCACGGGGGTGGCGGGGTCGATATGGTCGAACAAGGTCGCCAGCCGTTCCTCGAACAGTGGCAACCAATGGTCCATCCCCGCCTGCCGACGGCCTTCGCTCACCGCCTGATAAAGCGGATCGCCGGTTGCCTGCGCGCCGAAGATTTCGCGATAGGCGGAGCGGAAGCGCTTGATCGTCGCCTCGTCGAGCAACGTTTCGGCGGCGGGGAGCAGTTGCAGTGCCTTGGCGGGACCGAGGCTGCGCTGGTCGGCGGGGTCGAAGCGGCGGATACTTTCGATCTCGTCGCCGAAGAAATCGACGCGCAAGCCCGTTTCCTCGCCCGCCGGGAACAGGTCGACGATGCCGCCGCGCACCGCGAACTCACCCTGGTCGGCGACGGTATCGACGCGGTTGAAGCCGTTCGAGACGAGCAGTTCGGCGAGCGCGTCGCGATCGATCCGCTGCCCCGGCGCGAGCGTCGTCGCGAGCTGGCGGATGCGGAAGGGGGTGAGCGTGCGCTGGGTGATCGCGGCGACGGTGGTCAGGATCAGTTCGCCGCGCTTTGGGGCCGCCTGCAAGGCCGACAGGGTGGCGAGCCGGTCGGCGCTGACGCGCATCGACGGGCCGGCGCGGTCGTAGGGCAGGCAGTCCCACGCCGGGAAGCGATGCACGACAAGATCGGGCGCGAAGAAGGGCGCGGCGTCGGCGATCGCCTGCATCGCCGCGTCGTCGGTCGCGACATAGAGCAGCCTTTTGTCGCTCGCCCGCGCCAGATCGGCGAGCAGCAGCGGCAGGAAGCCGTCCGCCGTGCGCGCGAGCGTCAGCGGCGCCGAGGCCGACGCGATGGCGGCGAAGATGTCGGCGGCGGGTCGAGTCATGGCAGCGGGATATAGTCCAGCCGCCGCATCGCGGCGATCAACTCGGGGCGGTCGAGATGCGCGGGCGGATGGCCGGTGCCGAGCGCCCACGCCATGATATCGACGTCATCCTCCTCGACGACCAGTTCGTACCAGGCAAGCTCCGCCTCGCCCCATTCGGGCGCATAGCGGTCGAAGAAGCCGCCGATCATATAATCGGCCTCGCGCGTGCCGCGGTGCCAGGCGCGGAATTTGAGGCGTTTCAGGCGGTCTTGCATGGCGGGCCTTCTAATCGCGCAAGCGATGAAGTGAAAATGGACGTCGCCCCCACTCACCGTTCGCCCTGAGCTTGTCGAAGGGCTGTTCTCTCTTTCCGCCGCCGGAAATAAGGACGGTGCTTCGACAAGCTCAGCACAAACGGAAGAGAGGTTGGGTTTCCTTCGCTCGACACGAACGGAAAGACGAGGCTAGACACGCCCTAGCCATGCGACCCGAAATCCTCAACCCGCTCTTTGCCGCGCTGACCGACCTCAAGGGCGTCGGGCCGCAGCTTGCCAAGCCGCTGACCCGGCTGGGGCTGGAGCGCGTGGTCGATGTGCTGTTCCATCTGCCGACCGGCCTCATCTCGCGCGTGCCCGTGGACCGGCTCGATCAGGCGCAGGCAGGGCAGACGATCATCGTCGAGCTGACCGCGCAGGATTACCGCCCCGGCCGCAGCCCGCGCGCGCCCTTCGGGGTCGAAGCGTTCGATCAGGCGGGCGACCATGTCCGGCTCGTCTATTTCGGGCGCACCTCCGGGCTCGCGCGCAAGCTGTTCCCGCTCGGCGAGAAGCGCCGCGTATCGGGGCGGCTCGACCTCTATGGCGATATGCGCCAGATCGTCCACCCCGACCATGTCGCCGAGTCGGGCGACGAGGCGGGAATCGCGGTGCACGAGCCGGTCTATCCGCTGACCGAGGGCCTGACCAACGCGCGGCTGTCGCAGCTGGGGCAGGTCGCGCTCGAACGGCGACCCGACCTTGCGGAGTGGATCGATGCGCCTTTGCTCGCCAGCCGCGGCTGGCCGGCGTGGCGCGAGGCGGTCGAGCGCGCGCACGCGAGCCCGCGCGACGAGGCGGCACGCGACCGGCTCGCCTATGACGAGATTTTCGCGAGTCAGGTCGCGCTGATGCTGATCCGCGAAGGGCTGCGCGCGCGCAAGGGCCGCCCGATCGCCGGCAACGGCCGGTTGATCGATGCGCTGCAACTGCCGTTCGGCCTGACCAATGCGCAGGAGCGCGTCGGGCGCGAGATCGCGGGCGACATGGCGCAGGACCGGCCGATGCTGCGGATGCTGCAGGGCGACGTCGGGTCGGGCAAGACGCTCGTCGCGCTGCGCGCAATGCTGACCGCGGTCGAGGCGGGAACGCAGGCGGCGCTGCTTGCGCCGACCGAAATCCTCGCGCGCCAGCATTTTGCGACGCTGCAACGGATGCTGGGCGGATTGCCGGTCAATCTCGCGATCCTGACCGGGCGCGACAAGGGCAAGGCGCGCGAGTCGACGCTGATGGGGCTTGCCGACGGCAGCATCGACATTCTCGTCGGCACCCACGCCATTTTCCAGCAGGCGGTGACCTACAAGGATCTGTCGCTCG
Proteins encoded in this window:
- the mfd gene encoding transcription-repair coupling factor, whose amino-acid sequence is MTRPAADIFAAIASASAPLTLARTADGFLPLLLADLARASDKRLLYVATDDAAMQAIADAAPFFAPDLVVHRFPAWDCLPYDRAGPSMRVSADRLATLSALQAAPKRGELILTTVAAITQRTLTPFRIRQLATTLAPGQRIDRDALAELLVSNGFNRVDTVADQGEFAVRGGIVDLFPAGEETGLRVDFFGDEIESIRRFDPADQRSLGPAKALQLLPAAETLLDEATIKRFRSAYREIFGAQATGDPLYQAVSEGRRQAGMDHWLPLFEERLATLFDHIDPATPVLRGHRTEATAETRFAAIADYHANRVAAAQEQAGSYRPLKPEALYLTEAEWAAAERRPVHIVTPFDVPPSATVIDLESFAARDFTPERTADLNVYDKVADHLSDERRKGRKTIIASYSGGARERLAGLLKEHGVDGLAQVDTWQEALGASLPSRLREGSGEGLSDDGTAPETRPPLAPPASGRGTGTVALIVLPLDHGFASDAISLLTEQDILGERLVRRAKRRKSADAFLAELATLSVGDLVVHLDHGIGRYEGLTSIPVGDSPHDCVALTYAGGDKLYVPVENLDVLSRYGGESEGVALDKLGGEAWQRRKARMKERIREIAGELLATAAQRALRPGEVLAQDASYPAFADRFPYQETDDQDRAIGDVLADMASGRPMDRLVCGDVGFGKTEVALRAAFVAAMAGVQVALVCPTTLLARQHFTNFVERFKGFPINIGRLSRLVPAAEAQKTRDGLSNGQIDIVVGTHAVIAKSVEFQNLGLVIVDEEQRFGVVHKERLKQLKADVHVLTLTATPIPRTLQMAMSGLRELSVIQTPPVDRLAVRTYVAPWDPVVIREALLREHDRGGQSFFVTPRIKDLPDIEEFLRTRVPEIKYVVAHGQMAPGEVEERMGAFYDRKYDVLVSTTIVESGLDIPSANTLVVHRADRFGLAQLYQLRGRVGRSKTRAYAYLTTPEGGAITDTAEKRLKLLGDLDTLGAGFQLASHDLDIRGAGNLVGDEQSGHIREVGFELYQSMLEEAILVAKAEGMGAAPPREALSPVITVDAPILIPEDYVPDLPLRMALYRRLNEAEDRAGLDGFAAEMIDRFGPLPPETANLIQLMEIKANAKAAGIAKLDVGTKGALVSFHGDQFANVPGLIAYVERLKGRARIRPDNRLSVSGDWGSAGARLNGALQLSKGLGKLARQAT
- a CDS encoding succinate dehydrogenase assembly factor 2 translates to MQDRLKRLKFRAWHRGTREADYMIGGFFDRYAPEWGEAELAWYELVVEEDDVDIMAWALGTGHPPAHLDRPELIAAMRRLDYIPLP
- the recG gene encoding ATP-dependent DNA helicase RecG; translated protein: MRPEILNPLFAALTDLKGVGPQLAKPLTRLGLERVVDVLFHLPTGLISRVPVDRLDQAQAGQTIIVELTAQDYRPGRSPRAPFGVEAFDQAGDHVRLVYFGRTSGLARKLFPLGEKRRVSGRLDLYGDMRQIVHPDHVAESGDEAGIAVHEPVYPLTEGLTNARLSQLGQVALERRPDLAEWIDAPLLASRGWPAWREAVERAHASPRDEAARDRLAYDEIFASQVALMLIREGLRARKGRPIAGNGRLIDALQLPFGLTNAQERVGREIAGDMAQDRPMLRMLQGDVGSGKTLVALRAMLTAVEAGTQAALLAPTEILARQHFATLQRMLGGLPVNLAILTGRDKGKARESTLMGLADGSIDILVGTHAIFQQAVTYKDLSLVVVDEQHRFGVAQRLMLTAKGQRPPHLLVMTATPIPRTLLLANHGEMDVSRLDEMPPGRTPVDTRVVSVERLDEVVASLDRHLATGAQAYWVCPLVAESEGSDLAAAEERATLLRARLGEARVGLVHGRMKGPEKDDVMARFQAGEIGVLVATTVIEVGVDVPAASLMIVEHAENFGLAQLHQLRGRVGRGAAKSVCLLLRSPNLSETARERLALMRETNDGFLIAEKDLELRGGGELLGLKQSGDADYRVATPEQLVRLLPVAHDDARLFVERDGGMEGVRGEAVRLCLYLFERDAAVPLLRSG
- a CDS encoding GGDEF domain-containing phosphodiesterase, whose amino-acid sequence is MNRVPDSVSGCVRMLEDLHIRHETDAGVMLVQVDQMARINNSAGTAAGDAVLDEIGRRLENFAGDEFGHGSCVQRLDGPRFLIVPAVPLSLGALRAQERALHVALAEPMVGDPKGRLAIRIAAALIVRDEPIVDQLRTASDQLARPASARDGAMVTSALSRGEVVIHYQPQYDVATGAMTGVEALLRWRHPELGLLGAGPLVTAARAARLERELTEHAHHVALAEIAAWPRALGKLRVSLNITAADLGDPEFADRFAAMAKKAGVDPDRLTLELTEQAMLSDPTGAAAQLAQIRALGSAIAIDDFGTGYSSLSLLAQLPIDYLKIDSGFTRSLDGSDRDRIVVRAIVDLARALGLLVVAEGIENEAQLERLRELGVATWQGFLKSGPVPGEELLALMQ
- the moaA gene encoding GTP 3',8-cyclase MoaA; the encoded protein is MASLSPFPAPLTDGHGRRIDYLRLSVTDRCDLRCRYCMAEDMTFLPRAAVLSIEEMGDLAARFIARGIRRIRLTGGEPLVRRGIDMLAMRLGALIGHGLDELTLTTNAMRLAEHAPMLAAAGVRRINVSLDTLDAGAFRHITRVGDLAVALRGIEAARDAGLAVKINMVALAGLNEDQLLPMLAYCGSNGFDLTLIETMPLGEVAEDRSDHYIPLHHFIAPLRTERGLFPVDKRTGGPARYFAVEDSPVTLGLITPLSDNFCATCNRIRLTVEGRIYMCLGQDDHVDLRAALRDGGDVDGLIDAALAGKPRAHDFHIERKSRPAVARHMSATGG
- a CDS encoding NAD kinase, with amino-acid sequence MQRKIALVASNAPAGLEAEAELRPLYDFVDLAEADMLIALGGDGFLLHMLHQLLDQRRSLPVFGMNRGTIGFLMNEFRVEGLLDRIAAARPFLIHPLSGDITTISGERHILPAINEISLLRETRQAAKLEVMINEKTMLEELACDGVLVSTPAGSTAYNLSANGPILPLESEMLALTPISPFRPRRWRGALVPESTSIRFNVREAAKRPVSAVADQREIRDVKTVLVTTDRSRPLTLLFDPDQGLDERIAMEQFIV